One Manduca sexta isolate Smith_Timp_Sample1 chromosome 28, JHU_Msex_v1.0, whole genome shotgun sequence DNA window includes the following coding sequences:
- the LOC115446986 gene encoding uncharacterized protein LOC115446986 isoform X2, with product MNSSSSSSDYSFDECYCNGVDSNTEDRKHAWAHPFFYNTTQPLVYYTQVEHVPPQRNQFSNFNSNVTGFAAWLDTKYLQFVREGQLNQSSHIYKLQQTSSLEASKTIKQTNSKTRRKRRVKSPWRKRRNQNKEGGDMTLKSHHSFEYILQPKEMTRNVSEWCQPTPATLRNRSNMTNVSNEVCNCKKPATKSLSLTSVYQDNKSNATFLTTVIPDEKKDTFNKPKFTRTLTRDVSCQCVLKVASKISTGTQYENSFINVLRSDEIEIKSKLLSDEIRQPSSLKSLVEIPKKGTVRKMVREFDPRRHVSCQCTDKTTKIDVCCQCDAKYITCDKSNYSSQETSVPIEKRLSKQLKSVTTNTVIGLNSNKNSIHNAAQTSDHPINLDNGLIQQYPFFMRIVCADKLCDDCNND from the exons ATGAATTCTTCTTCATCTTCGAGTGATTATAGTTTTGACGAATGCTACTGTAATGGGGTAGACAGTAATACCGAAGACCGCAAACATGCGTGGGCACATCCGTTCTTTTATAACACAACTCAACCCTTGGTATATTACACTCAAgta gaGCACGTTCCACCTCAGAGGAATCAATTTTCGAACTTCAACTCTAATGTGACCGGATTTGCGGCTTGGCTAGATACAAAATATCTGCAATTTGTACGAGAGGGTCAATTAAATCAAAGCTCCCATATTTATAAGTTGCAGCAAACATCCAGCCTGGAGGCGTCTAAAACTAT tAAACAAACCAATTCCAAGACAAGGAGAAAAAGGCGCGTAAAAAG CCCCTGGAGAAAACGTCGAAATCAAAACAAGGAAGGTGGAGATATGACTCTAAA ATCACACCATAGCTTCGAATACATTCTGCAACCGAAAGAAATGACTCGTAACGTCTCGGAATGGTGTCAACC gaCTCCAGCGACCTTACGTAATCGGTCAAATATGACTAATGTGTCTAATGAAGTTTGCAATTGCAAAAAACCAGCAACGAAATCTCTTAGCTTAACGAGTGTTTACCAGGACAATAAATCTAACGCAACCTTCTTGACAACAGTAATACCTGATGAAAAAAAAGATACTTTTAACAAGCCAAAATTTACTAGAACTCTGACAAGGGATGTGTCTTGCCAATGTGTCTTAAAAGTAGCGTCAAAAATATCTACAGGAACTCAATACGAAAACTCtttcataaatgttttaagATCAGacgaaattgaaataaaatcaaaattgttaTCCGATGAG attcgTCAGCCGAGTAGTTTGAAATCACTCGTTGAAATTCCCAAGAAAGGCACTGTTAGAAAAATGGTGCGGGAATTTGATCCGAGACGACATGTATCGTGTCAATGTACTGATAAAACTACTAAGATTGACGTTTGTTGTCAATGTGATGCTAAGTATATAACTTGCGATAAATCGAATTAT AGTTCCCAAGAAACAAGCGTCCCAATAGAAAAGCGTCTTTCAAAACAACTTAAGTCAGTCACGACGAATACTGTGATTGGattaaattccaataaaaattctattcatAATGCAGCGCAAACGTCAGATCATCCTATTAATTTG GACAATGGCCTTATTCAGCAGTATCCATTTTTCATGAGAATAGTTTGCGCTGATAAACTGTGCGATGATTGTAATAATgactga
- the LOC115446986 gene encoding uncharacterized protein LOC115446986 isoform X1, whose product MNSSSSSSDYSFDECYCNGVDSNTEDRKHAWAHPFFYNTTQPLVYYTQVQPACKRHTSREIRKDSPNCFVKAFRWYTQEHVPPQRNQFSNFNSNVTGFAAWLDTKYLQFVREGQLNQSSHIYKLQQTSSLEASKTIKQTNSKTRRKRRVKSPWRKRRNQNKEGGDMTLKSHHSFEYILQPKEMTRNVSEWCQPTPATLRNRSNMTNVSNEVCNCKKPATKSLSLTSVYQDNKSNATFLTTVIPDEKKDTFNKPKFTRTLTRDVSCQCVLKVASKISTGTQYENSFINVLRSDEIEIKSKLLSDEIRQPSSLKSLVEIPKKGTVRKMVREFDPRRHVSCQCTDKTTKIDVCCQCDAKYITCDKSNYSSQETSVPIEKRLSKQLKSVTTNTVIGLNSNKNSIHNAAQTSDHPINLDNGLIQQYPFFMRIVCADKLCDDCNND is encoded by the exons ATGAATTCTTCTTCATCTTCGAGTGATTATAGTTTTGACGAATGCTACTGTAATGGGGTAGACAGTAATACCGAAGACCGCAAACATGCGTGGGCACATCCGTTCTTTTATAACACAACTCAACCCTTGGTATATTACACTCAAgta caaCCTGCGTGTAAACGACATACAAGTAGAGAAATACGAAAAGATAGCCCGAACTGTTTTGTGAAAGCATTTAGATGGTACACTCAG gaGCACGTTCCACCTCAGAGGAATCAATTTTCGAACTTCAACTCTAATGTGACCGGATTTGCGGCTTGGCTAGATACAAAATATCTGCAATTTGTACGAGAGGGTCAATTAAATCAAAGCTCCCATATTTATAAGTTGCAGCAAACATCCAGCCTGGAGGCGTCTAAAACTAT tAAACAAACCAATTCCAAGACAAGGAGAAAAAGGCGCGTAAAAAG CCCCTGGAGAAAACGTCGAAATCAAAACAAGGAAGGTGGAGATATGACTCTAAA ATCACACCATAGCTTCGAATACATTCTGCAACCGAAAGAAATGACTCGTAACGTCTCGGAATGGTGTCAACC gaCTCCAGCGACCTTACGTAATCGGTCAAATATGACTAATGTGTCTAATGAAGTTTGCAATTGCAAAAAACCAGCAACGAAATCTCTTAGCTTAACGAGTGTTTACCAGGACAATAAATCTAACGCAACCTTCTTGACAACAGTAATACCTGATGAAAAAAAAGATACTTTTAACAAGCCAAAATTTACTAGAACTCTGACAAGGGATGTGTCTTGCCAATGTGTCTTAAAAGTAGCGTCAAAAATATCTACAGGAACTCAATACGAAAACTCtttcataaatgttttaagATCAGacgaaattgaaataaaatcaaaattgttaTCCGATGAG attcgTCAGCCGAGTAGTTTGAAATCACTCGTTGAAATTCCCAAGAAAGGCACTGTTAGAAAAATGGTGCGGGAATTTGATCCGAGACGACATGTATCGTGTCAATGTACTGATAAAACTACTAAGATTGACGTTTGTTGTCAATGTGATGCTAAGTATATAACTTGCGATAAATCGAATTAT AGTTCCCAAGAAACAAGCGTCCCAATAGAAAAGCGTCTTTCAAAACAACTTAAGTCAGTCACGACGAATACTGTGATTGGattaaattccaataaaaattctattcatAATGCAGCGCAAACGTCAGATCATCCTATTAATTTG GACAATGGCCTTATTCAGCAGTATCCATTTTTCATGAGAATAGTTTGCGCTGATAAACTGTGCGATGATTGTAATAATgactga
- the LOC115446987 gene encoding leucine-rich repeat extensin-like protein 3 translates to MRSAVVLLSLVAAIAAEAPYHLPRPGAHAPVLNYPAPPVQGPPAPPPPPPPPPPPPPHHAPPPPLPHHAPPPPAPRPPQIFPQPLPNAGYHYQQPSIGPAFVRPAPQPQPLPAYQPPAPAPAPLPNFQPQQVYPQPQPQPQYIAPQPAPVPRPQPAYLPPQPAYVPPQPAYVAPQPAYVAPQPAYVAPQSTYVAPQPIYTAPQPAYVAPQPQPQTLPQPQPLPQLQPQSLPQPQPAPIFQYQQQQQQQYSQQGYSYQQPQPAPAPQPAPAPQPVQVPLNLQPVSSFSSSSALSSYQADSNQYNIQAQSDSNQYNVQAQSDTHSNALDNIVVGRVQNIIKENEHAIAKSAGYQSLISGVSLESARPSVEILSFTHNSPLTSVGSSSQGSSSISSGSVSAPSSNYGLPSGSGSQTVGQAESSSSSLSFLPDTKPATSYGTPN, encoded by the exons ATGAGGAGTGCG GTAGTATTGCTATCGCTCGTGGCTGCTATAGCGGCCGAAGCGCCGTATCACTTGCCACGTCCTGGCGCTCACGCGCCTGTGTTGAATTATCCTGCACCACCAGTCCAAGGTCCaccggcgccgccgccgccaccgccgccgccgccaccaccGCCGCCTCACCATGCACCACCACCACCGCTGCCTCACCATGCACCACCGCCACCAGCACCACGACCTCCACAGATCTTCCCCCAGCCTCTTCCGAACGCTGGCTACCACTACCAGCAACCAAGTATAGGGCCAGCGTTTGTGCGACCTGCGCCGCAACCGCAGCCCCTCCCTGCATATCAACCGCCAGCACCAGCACCAGCACCTTTACCTAACTTCCAGCCACAACAAGTTTATCCGCAACCTCAACCACAACCACAATATATAGCCCCGCAACCTGCTCCTGTGCCAAGACCACAACCTGCATATTTACCACCCCAACCGGCTTACGTGCCGCCTCAACCAGCCTACGTAGCGCCTCAACCAGCCTACGTAGCGCCTCAACCGGCCTACGTAGCGCCTCAATCGACCTATGTAGCACCTCAACCGATCTATACTGCTCCTCAACCAGCTTACGTAGCACCTCAGCCACAACCCCAAACCCTACCACAACCACAACCGTTACCGCAACTTCAACCCCAATCATTACCACAACCTCAACCAGCCCCGATCTTCCAGTATCAACAGCAACAGCAACAGCAGTACTCACAGCAAGGATATTCGTACCAACAACCACAACCTGCGCCTGCACCACAACCCGCGCCTGCACCACAGCCTGTTCAAGTGCCACTTAACCTACAACCGGTGAGCAGCTTCTCATCATCTTCCGCTCTGTCGAGCTACCAGGCTGATAGCAACCAGTACAATATACAGGCTCAGTCTGATAGCAACCAGTACAATGTACAAGCTCAGTCTGACACGCACAGCAATGCCCTCGACAATATTGTAGTTGGACGAGTACAAAACATAATCAAAGAGAATGAACATGCGATAGCGAAGAGTGCTGGATATCAATCTCTAATTTCTGGAGTTTCCTTGGAAAGTGCAAGACCAAGTGTTGAGATTTTATCATTCACACACAATTCCCCTCTAACTTCAGTTGGATCGTCCTCCCAAGGGTCATCTTCAATATCCTCTGGGTCCGTGAGTGCTCCATCATCTAACTACGGTTTGCCTTCGGGTTCTGGGAGTCAAACAGTAGGCCAAGCTGAAAGTTCAAGTTCCAGTCTTAGTTTCTTACCCGATACTAAACCTGCCACATCATACGGCACACCAAACTAA